In the genome of Luteitalea pratensis, the window CGTACCTTCCCGATCCGCGATCCGCGTGCAGCCTGCCACGTGCAGGCGTCGGACTCCAACGATATTGACGGCTGCGGGCTACGGGCTGCAGGCTACGCGAGCCGTATATCGTGACTGCCGGTGGCGTTCACGCCATGGATCACTTGTCCGACGCGCAGCCCGCAGGCTGCAGGCTGTAGGCCCTGTGGCTGTAGGCTGTTTCCATGGAGCGGACCCCGAAACTGTTCTTCCTGTGCGGCAAGATGGCCGCAGGCAAGTCGACGCTGGCCAGGATGCTGGCAGAGCAGGGGGACGCGATTCTGCTCGCTTCGGACGAGTGGCTCGGGCGGCTCTACCCGGTGGAGATCGTCGACATCCCGGCTTTCATGAAGTACTCGACTCGGCTCAATGAGACGCTGACGCCACACATCTGCACGTTGCTCGGCCGCGGGCTGTCGGTCGTGCTCGACTTTCCCGGCAACACACGCCGGCAGCGCGCGTGGTTCCGGCAGCTGCTCGACGCGTCTGGTGTCGACCATGAGCTCCACGTCATCGACGCGTCCGACGCGGTGTGCAAGCGGCAACTGCACGCTCGCAGCGCCGGATTCCCGGAGGGAACCAGGTGGACGACGGACGCGGAGTTCGACGCCATCACGGCGTACTTCGACCCGCCATCGCCTGATGAGGGTTT includes:
- a CDS encoding AAA family ATPase, whose product is MERTPKLFFLCGKMAAGKSTLARMLAEQGDAILLASDEWLGRLYPVEIVDIPAFMKYSTRLNETLTPHICTLLGRGLSVVLDFPGNTRRQRAWFRQLLDASGVDHELHVIDASDAVCKRQLHARSAGFPEGTRWTTDAEFDAITAYFDPPSPDEGFTIIRHEAGAGGQE